From the genome of Agromyces intestinalis:
CTTGACGTCGTCGGGCACCACGTAGTGCCGGCCCCGCGAGGCGGCGTGCGTCTTCGCGGCGCGGATCAGCGCCAGGGCTCCGCGTACGCTCACGCCGAGTCGCACCTCGCGCGCGGCGCGGGTGCCCTCGACGAGTCGCGACACGTAGTCGTGGATGGTCGGATCGACGAACACGGTGCGCGCCGCGGCCGCCATTGCGACCACGTGGTCGGCGTCGAGCTGCGGTTCGACGACGTGCGCGTGCGCGCGCTGGTCGGCGCCCTCGAGGATGCGGATGGTGGACGCGTGGTCGGGGTAGCCGATCGACGAGCGCATCAGGAAGCGGTCGAGCTGGGCCTCGGGCAGCCGGTAGGTGCCGGCCTGCTCGATCGGGTTCTGCGTCGCGATCACCATGAACGGATGCCCCACCGTGTGCGTCTGGCCGTCGACGGTGATCTGCCCCTCCTCCATCACCTCGAGCAGGGCTGATTGAGTCTTGGGGCTCGCCCGGTTGATCTCGTCGGCGAGCACGATGTTCGCGAACACCGGGCCCGGGTGGAAGTCGAACCGACCGCTGCGCTGGTCGTAGACCGTGACGCCCGTGATATCGCCCGGCAGCAGGTCGGGCGTGAACTGCACGCGATTGCTCGTGCCCGCCACGGACTGGGCCATGGCCCGCGCGAGCGAGGTCTTGCCGGTGCCCGGCACGTCCTCGAGCAGCAGATGCCCTTCGCTCAGCAGCGCGATGAACGAGAGCCGCACGATGCGGTTCTTGCCGAGCAGCACCTCTTCGACTGCGCCCACCAGTCGATCGAGGTCGGCGGCGAACTCCGCCGCCTCGTCGGGGGTCATCGTCATCGATCGACTCCTCACCGGTTCCATTTGCGGGCCGTCACACCGGCCACCTCGACATCCAACCAGACCCGGTCGTTCGGCCCTGCGTCGTCGACCCGGCACGACACGGGACTCTGAGCGGGTCGGCCGACGTCATCGCCCGCGATGCCGCACCGGTACGTCGCGGGAAGTCCCGAGTTGTCGGGGTCGCCAGACCAGCGCCACACGCTCTCGCCCCACGGACCGTCGGCCGGCGCGTAGGCGAGACCGGGAACCGTGAAGGTGAGCGAGGGCGTTGAGCCGGTCGGCAGCGGATCCGACCACGGGCCGCAGTTGCCCCACTCGCTGCAGGCGCGCACCTGGAACCGCGCCGTCTCCCCGAACGGCCGCTGCAGGAGCTCGCGCAGCCAGCCCGAACCCGAGAACGACCGCGGGGCGCCGAGCTGCACGCCTCGGTTGTCGACCGCGACGATCTCGAGGCGCGCGCCGCCGGCACCGGCGATGGAGTCGATGCGGCGGTCCCAGACCTCGTTCGCCGCGAGCCAGTCCATCCGGCTCGACACCGAGCCCACCGGGCCCGGGGCCGGGCGAACCGTGGCCTGTACGACGTCGCCGCGCACGCATCCGGCCCGGTTCCAGCCCCACACCACGAAACCGTATCGACCGGGGGTGCCCACCGCGCCGCTGAAGGTGACGCTGCGGGTGGCGCCGTCGGTCTCGATCGTCTCGGCGACGGCCCCGCCGCTGGTCGGTGGGACGACGCGCCCGGGCGCGGGGGAGGTGACCGAGCAGGCTTGGGCGCCGCTCGGCACCGCGTCGGCTGAGACGAGCCGCTGCACGTAGTACCCGAGCACCGGGTCCCCGTTACCCTCGAACCCGGCCCACGAGACGGTCACCGCCCCCCGTGCGTCGTCGGAGACCGCACTCGCCGCCGCGGCGATCGGCCGGCCGAACGGCGTGCCCACCCCGCTCGCCTCGCTCCACTGCACGAGCGCGGGGTAGGCGTCGTTGCGCGCGCTCACCGCGAACGACACCACGCTGCCGTTCGCGAGGGCCTGCGACTCGATCGAGCACGATGAGACCGTGCACGCGGACCATGCCGCAACCTCGACCGGCACGCCCGCGACGGTGACGACGTACGACCGGACCGGGCTGCCGCCCGGCACCCCGACGGGGGCCCACTCGATGAGCAGTCGTCCGTCGCGCGGTTGCGCGGTGAGGCCGACGGGGGCCGCGGGGACGATGTCCGACCAGACGGCACCACCGAGCTCGACCGGCGCGGAGTCGCCGATCGCGTTGCGCGCCGTGACCCGCACGATCACCGCGTTCGCGGCACCGTTGCCCGGCGTCACGATCGAGCAGGTGGTCGCGTCGCAGATCGAACCGCCCACCCGCTCGCGCGTGGCCGGGTCGAGCAGGTCGACCCGATAGCCGGTGATCGGCGAGTTGTTCGCCACCCCGGCGCCGAACGCGAGGTCGATACGGCCGGCGCCGAAGCCCGTCATCCGCAGGTCGGTGATCGGAGCGGGGCGATCCTGCACCGAGATGCGCACGTTCGCCCAGGCCCGGCGAGCGGGGTCGCCGGTGGCGTCCTCGACCACGTATCCGATGGTGGTGTCGCCCGGCTCGGCGTCACCGTCGACGCGCACCGTGAGGGTGGCGCGGTCGTCGCTCGGCTGCACATGCACGCCGTGCGGCAGGTTCGTCGCATCGAGGCCGGTGATCCCGACCACGCGCAACGGCTCACGCGGGAACGGGTTGCCGGGCTGGTCGTTCGACAGCACGTCGACCTCGGTGGTGGCGCCGCGCACGACCACCGCGTCGTCGTCGGCGGGCCGGGCGAGCGGCCGGGTGGACGGCACGACGCGCAGTTCGATGACCCCGGGCGTGCCGGTCACCTCACCCGCCGAGACGCCGATCGTCACCCGGCCCGAGGTTCCGCTCACCGCCTGCGGGGAGGCCCGGATCACGAGGCGGCTCCCCGACAGCGACACCGAGAAGCCCGCCGACGCGTCGATCACCCGATACGAGAGCCCCTCCGCGGTGCGCGCGTACGGGTGCGTGGTCAGCCGCACGAGGTCGATCGTCTTGGGCTGGCCCGGCTCGAGGTCGAGCACCTGCCCGACGAACGACGGCGGCTGGCCGTCGATCGGCTCGACCACGATCGG
Proteins encoded in this window:
- a CDS encoding AAA family ATPase, which encodes MTMTPDEAAEFAADLDRLVGAVEEVLLGKNRIVRLSFIALLSEGHLLLEDVPGTGKTSLARAMAQSVAGTSNRVQFTPDLLPGDITGVTVYDQRSGRFDFHPGPVFANIVLADEINRASPKTQSALLEVMEEGQITVDGQTHTVGHPFMVIATQNPIEQAGTYRLPEAQLDRFLMRSSIGYPDHASTIRILEGADQRAHAHVVEPQLDADHVVAMAAAARTVFVDPTIHDYVSRLVEGTRAAREVRLGVSVRGALALIRAAKTHAASRGRHYVVPDDVKALAEPVLAHRLILDPEAEFDGVTASNVVGQVLIETPPPSTRQAV